The nucleotide sequence AAGTACCACGAGCGCCATTCTCTGCGCAATCTCTTGGTATTCTCTAGACCTGCGTGCCTAAAACAAAATAAATATTTCCCATGGACCCCGCCCTCCCCACTCTCGACACCAACGAGCACCGTATCCGCCTGTTTGAAGGCATGGCACGCGCTGTAGCGTCTAAGGGCTACGGTGCCAGCACCATTGCCGACATCGTGCGGGAAGCTAGCGTCTCGCGCCGCACCTTTTACGAACACTTCGCCACCAAAGCGGATTGCCTGGTCGCCTTGTACGAAAACGCCAGCCGCAACGCACTGGCCGTGCTGCGCGCCACCCTTGACCCCGAACGCGACTGGCACAGCCAGATTGAAGAAGCGATCACCGCCTATTTAGGCTACTTGGGCAGCAACCCGGTGCTTACGCAAACCCTGTTCATCGAAATACTGGGCTTGGGCGCGCCGGGATTGGCCGCCCGCAGACGCGTGCACCAAGAGATTGCCGACTTCATGCGCGCCGTGATCAACGCCTCTGAAGGCCGCCAAGTCTTGTCCCCCGAACTGGCCATGGCCATGGTGGGCAGTGTGAATGAGCTGGCGCTGGAGTTGATCGAGCAAGACCGTGTGCACGAGATGAAGACCATCGCCGTCACCACCGCCACTTTGGTACGCGCCGTGGTGGACTTCCACAGCCCCAAACGCTAGCCAACGCCCGCCCCAGGAAATAGCCAAAGGCCGACGCCATGTGCTCGGCCTTTGGCGTTTTTGCCGCTTACCACGCCAGTGATTGCCTAAACAATGTTTGCTCAAACATTAATTGCCTTGACAATCACTGCCTAGGCAATTAATATTCAGCCCATGAACGCTAAAGCCTCCAAGTCGCCCACTCCGTCATCAGACGCTGGCAACACGCCCGAGCCCATCACGTTTTACCAAGCCCACAGCTACAAGCCCGATGACAGCGTGGGCTACCTCATGCGGCAAATCATCACCAGCGTGGGCCAAGAGGTTGAGCGGCAATTCGCCCATACCGAGCTCACCAACGCGCAATGGCTGCCCTTGTACAAAATGCACCTCGGCCAAAGCAACACCGTGGCCAGCGTTGCGCGCAGCTGCCAAATGGACTCGGGCGCAATGACCCGCCTGCTGGACCGTTTGGAGGCCAAAGACCTGTGCAAACGCAGCCGCTCCGAGGAAGACCGCCGCGTGGTCAACATCACCCTCACCGAGGCGGGCACCCAAGCTGCGCAAGAGATTCCCAAGGTCTTAAGCACGGTGCAAAACGCCTACCTCGCAGGCTTTAGCCAAGAAGAATTTGACACCCTCAAAAGCCTGCTACGGCGCATGTTGACCAACGCACAAAACTTTGGCACCACAGACGCACCCAATTCCCACGCAGAGTAAGCACAAGGCCCGCCCCGCTACCTAAGCGCCCGCCTGATTCCCCCCGCTCGTATCCCTATGACCCATACCACCACTTCTCACCACGCCCCAGCATGGGGCCGCATGGCCCTTAGCGCCACCGCACTCCTGGTGCTCAGCGCTTGCGCCAATTTTTCAGGCATCAGCTCCAGCGCCAAGCTCATTGAACCCAAAGCCGTGGGCCTAGCGCCGCAAGCAAGCCAAGCCTCCGCTGACCTGCCACCCTTGGCCGCGCCTTTGGACGCCCAGTGGTGGCTGGCCTACCAAGACAGCCAGCTCAACACCTTGATCACGCAGGCGCTCGACAGCCACCCTAGCCTGCGCGTGGCCCAAGCCCGCCTGGCACGCGCCCAAGCCGTGAGCCAACACGCCGAGTCCAACGGTGCGCCCCAAGTCAATGGCAGCCTGGACATGACCCACCAACGCTTTACCGCAACCGGCATGTACCCACCGCCGCTGGCTGGGTCTGTTAACGACACCGGCACGCTGCAAGCCAACGCCAGCTGGGAGCTGGACTTCTTTGGCAAGAACCGCTCGGCCTTGGACACGGCACTGGGCCAAGCCCGCGCAGCCCAAGCCGATGCGCAAGCGGCTCGCATGCTTTTGGCCAGCAATGTGGCGCGCACCTACTTTGCGCTACAGAGGGTGAATGCCCAACTCGCCGTGGCCGAGCGCACCCTGGCGCAACGCACGCAATCCAAAGCCTTGGTGCAAGACCGTGTGAACGCTGGCCTGGACACGCAGCTCGAGCTGCAGCAAAGCGACAGCGCGCTGCCTGAGGCCCGCTTCCAAATCGAAGTGCTCAAAGAGCAGCAAGCCCTGCAGCTCAATATGCTGGCGGCACTGACTTCTCAGCAAAATGTGCCACTAGCGCCCACGCTGACTGCGCAAGCAGCTATAGAACCTATAGCACTGAGCCAGACCATTCCACTGGACCTGTTGGGCCGACGCGCCGATATAGCCGCCGCACGCTGGCGTGTGGAGGCCGCCAGCAGCGATGTTGCCAATGCCAAAACACTGTTCTACCCCAATGTGAACTTGGTCGGCTTTGCCGGACTCTCCAGCATTGGCTTTGACAAGCTGCTGAAAAACGAGAGCCAGCAATGGGGCGTAGGCCCCGCCATCCGTTTGCCCATTTTTGAAGCGGGCCGCTTGCGTGCCAACCTCAAGGGCAAAGCGGCTGACCTAGACGCCGCCATTGAAAGCTACAACGCCTTAGTCATTGACGCAGTGCGCGACGTGGCCGACCAACTGGCCTCGGCCAAAGCCATACAACGCCAACGCGTGGAGCAAGCCGCAGCCCAGGCCTCTGCCGAAGCCGCCTACGCCATTGCCACCCAGCGCTACAAGGCAGGCTTGGGCACTTACCTGAACGTGCTGAGCGCCGAAACCGCGGTACTGGCCCAACGCCGCCAGGCGGTTGACCTCAACGCCCGCGTACTGGACACGCAGATTCAACTCATTCGCGCACTCGGTGGCGGCTATAGCGCAGAAGCAGACAGCCTGCATGCTGCCCGCTGAACCCCGGCCCCACCCCAGACCCAACGCATTTATCTAGACCCAATTTCTCAAAAACATCATGAGCACAGCAAACACAACACCCTCCGCCTCTCAAGCCAACCCTGCACGTAAAAAGGCCCTCACCGTTCTATCGGGCGTGGTGCTAGTAGGTCTGGCGTGGGGCGGTTATGAGTGGATGGGCAGCCGCCACCAAGAAGCCACCGACAACGCTTATGTACAAGGCAATGTGATTCAAATCACCCCCCAAACAGGTGGCACTGTCACGGGCATCTTGGCCGACGACACCGACTTCGTGAAGGCCGGCCAAGCACTCGTGCAGCTAGACACAGCAGACGCAAAAGTGGCGCTGGACCAAGCGGAAGCCAACCTCGCACAAGCCGTGCGCCAGGTGCGCACCCTGTATGCCAACAACGGCACCTTGGGCGCGCAAATCCATGTGCGTGAGTCCGACATTGTGAAAGCACAGACCGAGATCGCCCGCGCCACCGACGACCTGGCCCGCCGCCAAGCCTTGGTGGGCAATGGCGCAGTGTCCAAAGAAGAACTCAACCATGCCCAATCACAGCTGGTCGCGGCCCAAAACGCTTTGGCCAGTGCCAAAGCCGGTGTCGAAGCCGCCCAAGAGCAACTGAGCAGCAACCGCGCCATGACCGATGGCACCAATATTGAGAGCCACCCCAGCGTGCTGGCGGCCTCTGCCAAGGTGCGTGAGGCCTTCTTGGCGCTGCACCGCGCCGCCTTGCCCGCTCCGGTGGATGGCTTTGTGGCCAAGCGCACCGTGCAGCTCGGCCAGCGCGTACCCGCAGGTGCGCCCTTGATGTCCATCATCCCCTTGAACCAACTGTGGGTGGATGCCAACTTCAAAGAAGTGCAGCTGCGCAACATCCGCATTGGCCAGCCGGTAGCCCTGACCGCCGACCTGTATGGCAAAAAGGTGGAGTACACCGGTACCGTGGCTGGTATGGGTGCTGGCACCGGTGCGGCCTTTGCCCTGTTGCCCGCACAAAACGCCACCGGCAACTGGATCAAGGTGGTGCAACGCGTGCCTGTGCGCATTGCCTTGAACGCTGAACAACTCGCTGCCAACCCTTTGCGGGTGGGCTTGTCTATGGAAGCCACCGTGGACGTCACCGACCAAAGCGGCAAAGCCTTGGCGGATGCGCCCCGCGCGGCCTCCATCGTCCAAACGCAGGTGTACGCCGCTCTAGACACCGAGGCCAATGCCGAGGTGCGCAAGGTGATTGCTGCCAACGCGGGCCAGAAGTTGCCTGCAGTGAACTAAGCCTTTGTGTCTACCACTGACGCATCTGCACACCTGACCGCGCCCCGCTACCGCCACTGAGCCGCCCATGAGCACGCCCACCTACACGCCCTTGCAGCCGCTGCAAGGCTCAGCCCGCATGTGGGGCACGATTGCCCTGTCTGCGGCTACGTTTATGAACGTGCTGGACTCGTCCATTGCCAACGTTTCTTTGCCCTCCATTGCCGGTGACTTGGGCGTCAGCCCCAACCAAGGCACTTGGGTGATCACCAGCTTTGGCGTGGCCAACGCCATTGCCTTGCCCCTGACCGGCTGGTTGTCCCAGCGCTTTGGCCAGGTGCGCTTGTTCACCATGAGCGTGCTGCTGTTTGTGCTGACCTCGTGGCTGTGCGGCCTATCGCCCAATATGGAAACGCTGATTGCCATGCGTGCAGCCCAAGGCTTTGTGGCGGGTCCCATGATGCCTTTGGCCCAGGCCCTCTTGCTGTCTAGCTACCCGCCTGCCCTGGCAGGCATGGCCATGGCTTTATGGGCCATGACCACGCTCGTTGCGCCCGTGATGGGGCCTGTGCTGGGCGGCTGGATTACCGACCACACGCACTGGGGTTGGATTTTTTACATCAACATCCCCGTCGGTTTAATCGCGGCCTTCATCACCTGGACCATCTTCAAAAAGCGCGAAACGCCCACCCGCCAATTGCCGATCGACAAGGTGGGGCTGACGCTGTTGGTGATCTGGGTCGGTGCGCTGCAAATCATGCTGGACAAGGGCAAAGAGCTGGACTGGTTCCACTCGGGCGAGGTGATCGCTTTGGGCTTGGTCGCGCTGATTGGCCTGGCCTTCTTCATTGCCTGGGAACTGACCGACGCCCACCCCGTGGTGGACCTCAAGCTGCTAAAGCTGCGCAACTTCTGGACCGGTACCGTGGCCATGGCGGTGGCCTACAGCCTCTTCATGGGCAACTTGGTGCTGCTACCTTTGTGGCTGCAACAGTTCATGGGCTACACCTCCACGCAAGCGGGTATGTTGATGGCACCTGTGGGCTTGTTTGCCATCATCTTGTCGCCGCTGGTGGGCAAAAACATCCAGAAGTTTGACCCCCGTGCGCTCACCACGTTTGCGTTTGTCGTGTTCTCACTGGTGCTGTACTTGCGCTCCAACTTCAACACGCAGGCGGACTTTGGCACCATCATGTTGCCCACCGTCATCCAAGGCGTGGCGGTGGCCTTCTTCTTCATCCCGCTCACCACCATCATCTTGGGTGGCATTCCGCCGGAGAAGATTCCGTCGGCCTCTGGGCTGTCTAGCTTTGCGCGCATTGTGGGGGGCTCGTTTGGTACCTCTATTGCCATCACCATCTGGCAAGACCGCGCCGCCATTCACCACGCCCAACTATCTGAATTGGTGAACATCGGCAGCAGCGCCACCAACAGCGCGCTGGCAGGCTTTGGTGCTGCGGGCATGGGCACCGAGCAGGCCTTAAGCCAAATCAACCGCATGGTGGACCAACAGGCCTATATGCTGGCGGCCAA is from Rhodoferax aquaticus and encodes:
- a CDS encoding HlyD family efflux transporter periplasmic adaptor subunit, giving the protein MSTANTTPSASQANPARKKALTVLSGVVLVGLAWGGYEWMGSRHQEATDNAYVQGNVIQITPQTGGTVTGILADDTDFVKAGQALVQLDTADAKVALDQAEANLAQAVRQVRTLYANNGTLGAQIHVRESDIVKAQTEIARATDDLARRQALVGNGAVSKEELNHAQSQLVAAQNALASAKAGVEAAQEQLSSNRAMTDGTNIESHPSVLAASAKVREAFLALHRAALPAPVDGFVAKRTVQLGQRVPAGAPLMSIIPLNQLWVDANFKEVQLRNIRIGQPVALTADLYGKKVEYTGTVAGMGAGTGAAFALLPAQNATGNWIKVVQRVPVRIALNAEQLAANPLRVGLSMEATVDVTDQSGKALADAPRAASIVQTQVYAALDTEANAEVRKVIAANAGQKLPAVN
- a CDS encoding efflux transporter outer membrane subunit, which encodes MTHTTTSHHAPAWGRMALSATALLVLSACANFSGISSSAKLIEPKAVGLAPQASQASADLPPLAAPLDAQWWLAYQDSQLNTLITQALDSHPSLRVAQARLARAQAVSQHAESNGAPQVNGSLDMTHQRFTATGMYPPPLAGSVNDTGTLQANASWELDFFGKNRSALDTALGQARAAQADAQAARMLLASNVARTYFALQRVNAQLAVAERTLAQRTQSKALVQDRVNAGLDTQLELQQSDSALPEARFQIEVLKEQQALQLNMLAALTSQQNVPLAPTLTAQAAIEPIALSQTIPLDLLGRRADIAAARWRVEAASSDVANAKTLFYPNVNLVGFAGLSSIGFDKLLKNESQQWGVGPAIRLPIFEAGRLRANLKGKAADLDAAIESYNALVIDAVRDVADQLASAKAIQRQRVEQAAAQASAEAAYAIATQRYKAGLGTYLNVLSAETAVLAQRRQAVDLNARVLDTQIQLIRALGGGYSAEADSLHAAR
- a CDS encoding DHA2 family efflux MFS transporter permease subunit codes for the protein MSTPTYTPLQPLQGSARMWGTIALSAATFMNVLDSSIANVSLPSIAGDLGVSPNQGTWVITSFGVANAIALPLTGWLSQRFGQVRLFTMSVLLFVLTSWLCGLSPNMETLIAMRAAQGFVAGPMMPLAQALLLSSYPPALAGMAMALWAMTTLVAPVMGPVLGGWITDHTHWGWIFYINIPVGLIAAFITWTIFKKRETPTRQLPIDKVGLTLLVIWVGALQIMLDKGKELDWFHSGEVIALGLVALIGLAFFIAWELTDAHPVVDLKLLKLRNFWTGTVAMAVAYSLFMGNLVLLPLWLQQFMGYTSTQAGMLMAPVGLFAIILSPLVGKNIQKFDPRALTTFAFVVFSLVLYLRSNFNTQADFGTIMLPTVIQGVAVAFFFIPLTTIILGGIPPEKIPSASGLSSFARIVGGSFGTSIAITIWQDRAAIHHAQLSELVNIGSSATNSALAGFGAAGMGTEQALSQINRMVDQQAYMLAANDVFYGSAIIFLLLIPCVWLARPKRAAAGGAGAADAAAGAH
- a CDS encoding TetR/AcrR family transcriptional regulator: MDPALPTLDTNEHRIRLFEGMARAVASKGYGASTIADIVREASVSRRTFYEHFATKADCLVALYENASRNALAVLRATLDPERDWHSQIEEAITAYLGYLGSNPVLTQTLFIEILGLGAPGLAARRRVHQEIADFMRAVINASEGRQVLSPELAMAMVGSVNELALELIEQDRVHEMKTIAVTTATLVRAVVDFHSPKR
- a CDS encoding MarR family winged helix-turn-helix transcriptional regulator, with translation MNAKASKSPTPSSDAGNTPEPITFYQAHSYKPDDSVGYLMRQIITSVGQEVERQFAHTELTNAQWLPLYKMHLGQSNTVASVARSCQMDSGAMTRLLDRLEAKDLCKRSRSEEDRRVVNITLTEAGTQAAQEIPKVLSTVQNAYLAGFSQEEFDTLKSLLRRMLTNAQNFGTTDAPNSHAE